In Paenibacillus algicola, a genomic segment contains:
- a CDS encoding glycosyltransferase, producing METPVISLCMIVRNEADCIGRCLSSVSPYVDEMIIVDTGSTDDTPAICKEYGAKVLDYTWNEHFAEARNFGLHQARGQWILWLDADEELGEGGELLKQLATEAEYDLFSFELNNYYGTEVDEHHIIQISHPRMFRNGLGFQFRNKIHEALNVEEVFGSGSQMLQRMGNAPVTLWHYGYLESQVQVKDKAKRNLQLLQQALSDNPEDPWLHYHMASECYRLKKLNESFQHTNRSIVAFLSNRLTPPSLLYKLKYSILISVGSYDGAYPAIEKAIMLYPDYVDLVFYKGVVLMQLKKFEAALEAFEQCLEIGDSNLAHLTQKGLGSFQAWHYKGMCQELLKNNPEAKKCYEQALMIYPQHAESIEALNKLKLKSK from the coding sequence GTGGAGACGCCTGTAATCTCGCTTTGTATGATTGTCAGAAACGAAGCGGACTGTATCGGCCGATGTTTAAGCAGCGTGAGCCCCTATGTGGATGAGATGATCATTGTGGATACCGGTTCAACGGATGACACTCCGGCGATTTGTAAGGAGTATGGCGCGAAAGTGCTTGATTACACATGGAATGAGCATTTTGCAGAGGCTAGAAATTTCGGGCTGCACCAAGCCCGCGGACAATGGATTCTCTGGCTGGATGCCGATGAAGAGCTGGGCGAAGGAGGCGAGCTGCTGAAGCAGCTGGCCACGGAGGCGGAATATGATTTGTTTTCTTTCGAACTGAACAATTATTACGGCACTGAAGTGGATGAACATCATATTATCCAGATCTCGCATCCCCGAATGTTCCGGAATGGCCTCGGATTTCAATTCCGTAACAAAATCCATGAGGCACTTAATGTGGAAGAAGTGTTCGGCAGCGGCAGTCAGATGCTTCAGCGTATGGGCAATGCACCGGTAACGCTGTGGCACTACGGCTATCTGGAGTCACAGGTCCAGGTGAAGGATAAAGCCAAACGAAACCTGCAGCTGCTGCAGCAGGCGTTGTCCGATAACCCGGAGGACCCTTGGCTGCATTATCATATGGCCTCCGAGTGCTACCGGCTGAAGAAGCTGAACGAATCTTTTCAGCACACCAATCGCTCGATCGTGGCGTTTCTGAGCAACAGGCTGACTCCGCCTTCGCTGCTGTACAAACTGAAATACTCCATTCTGATCAGTGTAGGGAGCTATGATGGCGCGTATCCCGCGATTGAAAAGGCGATTATGCTGTATCCGGATTATGTGGATCTTGTGTTTTACAAGGGCGTTGTACTGATGCAGCTGAAGAAATTCGAAGCGGCCTTGGAGGCATTTGAGCAGTGCCTTGAGATCGGGGATTCCAATCTGGCGCATCTCACCCAGAAGGGTCTGGGAAGCTTTCAGGCTTGGCATTATAAGGGAATGTGTCAGGAGCTCCTGAAAAATAACCCAGAGGCGAAAAAGTGCTATGAGCAGGCGCTAATGATCTACCCCCAGCATGCCGAGTCGATAGAGGCTTTAAACAAGCTGAAGCTGAAATCAAAATGA
- the gmd gene encoding GDP-mannose 4,6-dehydratase codes for MTTAFITGITGQDGAYLAQLLLSKGYEVIGMHPQRSTPNLWRLQELNILDQIKLVEGDVVDISSVIKLLEVYKPDEIYNLAAQSFVGASWNQPILTSQITGLGALNLLEAARLVRPDCRFYQASSSEMFGKIQHQQQTEGTPFYPRSPYGVAKLFSHWMTVNYRESHGLFACSGILFNHESPLRGIQFVTRKITDAVARISCGLMDQVQLGNLEAKRDWGFAGDFVEAMWLMLQQDQPDDYVIATGQTTSVQDFCKMAFDYVNLDWKQHVQVDPKLYRPAEVDILLGDASKAQQQLGWKARTRIEQLAGMMVESDLRRVKEELKLKKGCHDS; via the coding sequence ATGACAACAGCTTTCATTACGGGAATTACCGGCCAAGACGGAGCTTATCTGGCTCAATTACTGCTATCCAAAGGCTATGAGGTCATCGGAATGCATCCGCAGCGCAGCACTCCGAACCTGTGGAGGCTGCAGGAGCTGAACATTCTGGATCAGATCAAGCTTGTAGAAGGAGATGTCGTGGATATTTCCTCGGTCATCAAGCTGCTGGAGGTCTACAAGCCGGACGAAATATATAACCTGGCGGCCCAGAGCTTTGTAGGGGCGTCGTGGAATCAGCCTATTCTAACCTCTCAAATTACAGGCCTGGGAGCCTTGAATTTACTGGAGGCTGCGCGTCTGGTGAGACCGGATTGCCGGTTCTATCAGGCCTCCTCCAGTGAGATGTTTGGTAAAATCCAGCATCAGCAGCAAACGGAGGGGACGCCTTTTTATCCCAGAAGCCCGTATGGTGTAGCCAAGCTGTTCTCCCACTGGATGACGGTGAATTACCGGGAAAGCCATGGCTTATTTGCTTGCAGCGGCATTCTGTTTAATCATGAATCTCCGTTAAGGGGCATTCAGTTCGTAACCCGGAAGATTACCGATGCCGTGGCGAGAATCAGCTGCGGACTCATGGATCAGGTTCAGCTGGGGAATCTGGAGGCCAAGAGAGACTGGGGCTTTGCCGGCGATTTCGTAGAAGCGATGTGGCTGATGCTGCAGCAAGACCAGCCGGATGATTACGTGATTGCGACCGGCCAGACGACATCCGTGCAGGATTTTTGCAAAATGGCATTTGATTATGTGAATCTGGATTGGAAACAGCATGTACAGGTGGATCCGAAGCTGTATCGGCCTGCTGAAGTCGATATTTTGCTCGGTGATGCTTCGAAAGCACAGCAGCAGCTGGGGTGGAAGGCCAGAACCCGCATCGAGCAGCTGGCAGGGATGATGGTGGAGAGCGATCTGAGGCGGGTCAAGGAGGAGCTGAAACTGAAAAAAGGCTGCCACGACTCATGA
- a CDS encoding sugar phosphate nucleotidyltransferase, giving the protein MKVVFMSGGTGSRLWPLSRSSVPKQFIPLFQDEAGNMEAILARNARLMLQKFSPDDVLVSSMAEHEEQISSCLPWGPRIIVEPERRDTFPSICLSSLYLLDELKLPEDELVCFCPADLYIEEDFVDLLAAMPQRLDWCQVNIALLGIEPTEPSGKYGYIVPQLETAHPAGPVYGISQFVEKPALDRASELISEGALWNSGVFMFRLSFMKQYVQSKGDPASYPACLASYSSLPAISFDYEVLEKTPDIVVVPFHGRWTDIGSLDRLVDTMGHPHFESKVYRRDTEAVTAMNLTDVPVVCIGVSNLMIVATDHGILVTSREACDDIKLLLAEQPEITEDPKP; this is encoded by the coding sequence ATGAAGGTCGTATTTATGTCGGGAGGTACCGGAAGCAGGCTATGGCCGCTATCGAGATCGTCGGTGCCCAAGCAATTTATTCCTCTGTTTCAGGACGAAGCAGGGAATATGGAAGCGATTCTCGCCCGAAATGCCCGGCTGATGCTGCAGAAATTCAGCCCTGATGATGTGCTGGTATCCTCCATGGCGGAGCATGAAGAGCAGATCTCCAGCTGCCTGCCATGGGGTCCCCGCATCATTGTCGAGCCGGAAAGAAGGGACACCTTTCCCAGCATATGCTTGAGCTCGCTGTATCTGCTGGATGAGCTGAAGCTGCCGGAGGATGAGCTGGTCTGCTTCTGTCCTGCCGACTTGTATATAGAAGAAGATTTCGTGGACCTTCTGGCTGCCATGCCGCAGCGGCTGGACTGGTGTCAAGTGAACATTGCCCTGCTTGGAATTGAGCCGACTGAGCCCTCCGGGAAATATGGCTATATTGTTCCACAGCTTGAAACCGCTCATCCGGCAGGACCGGTTTATGGCATTTCGCAGTTTGTCGAGAAGCCGGCCCTGGACCGGGCATCTGAGCTCATATCAGAGGGAGCGCTGTGGAACAGCGGAGTATTTATGTTTCGCTTGTCTTTTATGAAGCAATATGTACAGAGCAAAGGGGATCCCGCAAGCTATCCGGCTTGCCTGGCCAGCTATAGCAGCCTGCCTGCCATCAGCTTTGATTACGAAGTGCTGGAGAAAACCCCGGATATTGTAGTGGTCCCGTTCCATGGCCGATGGACCGATATCGGAAGTCTGGATCGCTTGGTCGATACGATGGGCCACCCGCATTTTGAAAGCAAGGTTTACCGGAGAGACACCGAGGCTGTTACCGCCATGAATTTGACGGATGTTCCGGTCGTATGTATAGGTGTGTCAAACTTGATGATTGTGGCTACGGACCATGGTATTCTGGTAACTTCCAGAGAGGCCTGTGATGACATCAAGCTGCTGCTCGCCGAGCAGCCCGAGATCACGGAAGATCCCAAGCCCTGA
- a CDS encoding glycosyltransferase family 2 protein, whose protein sequence is MIQISLCMIVRDEEEVLERCLSSIHRLVDEIIIVDTGSTDRTKEIAAVFADRVVDFTWIDDFSAARNYAFSLATMPYILWLDADDYLKEGDEEAFLALKQLPEDIDSVTLPYYLSMNPSGGAATSLRRNRLVRSDRGFTWIGAVHEYLEVSGNIYHASPAIVHGKMKSHSDRNLRIYLKREEENLPFSSRDMYYFGNELSEHGQHEKAIQYYDRFLKQQGWVEDQIQACMRKADCYQKLGQKEKSLQSWLQTLEYDQPRPEFCCAFGEHLLEKREYRTAAYWFEQALSYELPKEHMSLVNEAYSTWIPHLKLCLSYSCMGKLDEAYFHNEQARSYQPEHPIIMYNYHFMKQMMQDKAGH, encoded by the coding sequence ATGATTCAGATCAGCCTATGCATGATTGTCAGGGATGAAGAAGAGGTGCTGGAGCGGTGCTTAAGCTCCATTCACCGCCTCGTAGATGAAATCATTATCGTTGATACGGGATCCACAGACCGGACGAAGGAGATTGCGGCAGTCTTTGCAGACCGGGTTGTCGACTTCACATGGATCGATGATTTCTCTGCCGCCCGGAATTATGCCTTCAGCCTCGCCACTATGCCATATATTCTCTGGCTGGATGCCGATGATTACTTGAAGGAAGGCGACGAAGAGGCCTTTCTTGCATTGAAGCAGCTACCTGAGGACATTGACAGTGTAACACTTCCCTATTATCTAAGCATGAATCCCTCTGGGGGCGCTGCGACCTCTCTTCGCCGTAATCGGCTCGTGCGCTCAGACCGCGGTTTTACATGGATTGGGGCGGTGCATGAATATCTGGAGGTGTCAGGCAACATCTATCACGCTTCTCCAGCAATCGTTCATGGGAAGATGAAGAGCCATTCAGACCGCAATCTGAGGATATATCTGAAGCGCGAAGAGGAGAACCTGCCTTTTTCCTCAAGAGATATGTATTATTTCGGTAACGAATTAAGCGAGCACGGGCAGCATGAGAAAGCCATACAATATTATGACCGTTTCTTGAAGCAGCAGGGGTGGGTGGAGGACCAAATTCAGGCCTGCATGCGTAAAGCAGATTGTTATCAAAAGCTGGGGCAGAAGGAAAAATCGCTGCAATCCTGGCTTCAGACACTGGAATACGATCAGCCCCGGCCGGAGTTTTGCTGTGCATTCGGGGAGCATTTGCTGGAAAAGCGTGAATATCGTACGGCAGCGTACTGGTTTGAGCAGGCGCTTTCCTATGAGCTGCCTAAGGAGCATATGTCTCTCGTGAATGAAGCGTATTCAACATGGATTCCTCATCTCAAGCTGTGCTTGTCCTACAGCTGTATGGGTAAGCTCGACGAGGCTTATTTCCACAACGAACAAGCAAGAAGCTATCAACCGGAGCATCCTATTATTATGTACAATTATCATTTTATG